One Sphingomonas sp. SUN039 genomic window carries:
- a CDS encoding TIM barrel protein: MKLSPCIEWQFADEYPEMPDRIRAIKAAGYDHAEYHLWRDKDVDAVAAALDETGIKLTGICVDPRRSIVDPAQHGEFLDAVRDSLIAAKKLGSPPMIVASGFTREGVSAEEHFDTAVVALKQAVALAEASGVMLVIEPLNDRVEHPGMYLVSTTLGLDLIEAVGSPNLRMLYDVYHSATMGEDMEEVLAGRMHLVHHIQVADMPGRNEPGTATLDWPATIATLRRLGYEGALGLEYRPTLPTLESLAKSRAALGL, from the coding sequence ATGAAGCTTTCGCCCTGTATCGAATGGCAGTTTGCCGACGAGTACCCCGAAATGCCCGATCGTATCCGCGCCATCAAGGCAGCGGGGTACGACCACGCAGAATACCATCTGTGGCGCGACAAGGATGTCGATGCGGTGGCGGCGGCACTCGATGAAACGGGGATCAAGTTGACCGGCATCTGCGTCGATCCGCGCCGCAGCATTGTCGATCCCGCGCAGCATGGCGAATTTCTCGACGCCGTGCGCGACAGTCTGATCGCCGCGAAAAAGCTCGGGTCGCCGCCGATGATCGTGGCGTCGGGTTTCACCCGCGAGGGCGTGAGCGCCGAGGAGCATTTCGATACCGCGGTCGTCGCGCTCAAGCAGGCCGTTGCGCTGGCCGAGGCATCAGGGGTGATGCTCGTCATCGAGCCCCTCAACGACCGCGTCGAGCATCCCGGCATGTATCTGGTCAGCACCACGCTCGGCCTCGACCTGATCGAGGCGGTCGGCAGCCCGAACCTGCGAATGCTCTACGACGTCTATCATTCCGCGACGATGGGCGAGGACATGGAGGAGGTGCTCGCCGGCCGCATGCACCTCGTCCACCATATCCAGGTCGCCGACATGCCGGGGCGTAATGAGCCGGGAACGGCGACGCTCGACTGGCCCGCGACGATCGCGACGCTGCGGCGACTGGGCTATGAAGGCGCGCTAGGGCTGGAGTACCGCCCGACCCTGCCAACGTTGGAATCGCTGGCCAAATCGCGCGCGGCGCTCGGCCTATGA
- a CDS encoding alpha/beta hydrolase, translating into MKRMMICTAAMFLAPAAMAQPAGMSPPKRVAIQPEPDAIPLYAGVAPGFENATQKEVWTGFNDEIWIRNVTRPTLTPFLPAKGKATGAAVLVIPGGGFRFVSATNEGWPIAKWLAARGVTAFVLKYRTMATPDAEADFFGPMAKLFATPRPNADREPEMVAAGEVARADAQAALRMIRRDAAKWGVDPKRVGMLGFSAGAMTTMLVTLADAPDARPDFIAPIYGQMIAVTPPANPQPMFAALASDDMLFNKQGFGLVESWQKAGGPVELHYYSAGGHGFGSYKKGTTSDLWFDQFMAWMGAKGLLKAAK; encoded by the coding sequence ATGAAGCGCATGATGATCTGCACGGCGGCGATGTTCCTCGCTCCGGCCGCAATGGCTCAGCCTGCGGGCATGTCGCCGCCGAAGCGCGTCGCCATCCAGCCCGAGCCCGATGCGATTCCGCTCTATGCAGGCGTCGCCCCGGGCTTCGAGAACGCGACGCAGAAAGAAGTATGGACCGGGTTCAACGACGAGATCTGGATCCGCAACGTCACGCGCCCGACCCTGACGCCGTTCCTGCCCGCCAAGGGCAAGGCAACCGGTGCGGCAGTGCTCGTGATTCCGGGCGGCGGCTTCCGCTTCGTTTCCGCGACCAACGAAGGGTGGCCGATCGCCAAATGGCTCGCGGCGCGCGGCGTCACCGCGTTCGTGCTCAAATACCGGACGATGGCGACGCCCGATGCCGAGGCGGATTTTTTCGGACCCATGGCAAAGCTGTTTGCCACGCCCCGCCCGAATGCCGACCGCGAACCCGAGATGGTCGCGGCAGGCGAGGTCGCCCGCGCCGACGCACAGGCGGCGCTCCGCATGATCCGCCGCGATGCCGCGAAATGGGGCGTCGATCCCAAGCGGGTCGGCATGCTCGGCTTTTCGGCGGGCGCGATGACGACGATGCTGGTGACGCTCGCCGACGCACCCGATGCGCGGCCCGACTTTATCGCCCCGATCTACGGCCAGATGATCGCGGTGACCCCGCCCGCCAACCCCCAACCGATGTTCGCGGCCCTCGCCTCCGACGACATGCTGTTCAACAAACAGGGCTTCGGCCTTGTCGAAAGCTGGCAGAAGGCAGGCGGCCCGGTCGAGCTGCATTACTACAGCGCGGGTGGCCATGGCTTCGGCAGCTACAAAAAGGGGACGACCAGCGACCTGTGGTTCGATCAGTTCATGGCATGGATGGGCGCGAAAGGGTTGCTCAAGGCTGCAAAGTAA
- a CDS encoding MFS transporter, which produces MNAARLSLKERLSYGFGDLGFSLPYNMASGFLLYYYVSIVKLPAVSVGTIFLIARLMDAVIDMLVGIAVDKTRSRWGRTRGYILFMALPYALLFVAVFSVPDWGQNAQLVYAFLTFKGLGILMSLGSIPYTALMPMMTDNQDDRLKLSGARSIGTSVSVVLGTAATTPLVGLFGGGDERRGFLAVAILFGGISLIALTALFRNCKERIEDNASPRYPILPAVGEMLRNRAWLVAFGFCLIYFVRFGGMMATTPYFAIDVLGKPWMISVMMPAIAGMLLLSSFIAPPFYARFGLRNGCIAVLGAAALLFMALPFCEGNAELFLGVYIAACLATSITITAAFTMIAATVDFHEAQFGTRKEGLLSAGVSLATKVGMALGTAGIAFMLGAVDYAPQAVTGTAREAIRWSYYGGTVVLLGLQVLVVMFWPMNDRKDAA; this is translated from the coding sequence ATGAATGCGGCAAGGCTCAGCCTCAAGGAACGCCTGAGCTATGGCTTCGGCGACCTCGGCTTCAGCCTGCCGTACAATATGGCGAGCGGGTTCCTGCTCTATTATTACGTCAGCATCGTGAAGCTGCCCGCCGTGTCGGTAGGAACGATCTTCCTCATCGCGCGGCTGATGGACGCAGTCATCGACATGCTCGTTGGCATCGCGGTCGACAAGACTCGCAGCCGCTGGGGACGGACGCGCGGCTATATCCTGTTCATGGCGCTGCCCTACGCGCTGTTGTTCGTGGCCGTGTTCAGCGTGCCCGACTGGGGCCAGAACGCGCAGCTCGTCTATGCTTTCCTGACCTTCAAGGGGCTCGGCATCCTGATGTCGCTAGGGTCGATTCCCTATACCGCGCTGATGCCGATGATGACCGACAACCAGGACGACAGGCTCAAACTCAGCGGCGCGCGGTCGATCGGCACATCGGTATCGGTGGTACTGGGGACGGCCGCGACCACGCCGCTGGTCGGCCTGTTCGGCGGCGGCGACGAGCGGCGCGGGTTTCTGGCGGTCGCGATCCTGTTCGGCGGGATTTCGCTGATCGCGCTGACCGCGCTGTTCCGGAACTGCAAGGAGCGGATCGAGGACAATGCATCGCCCAGATATCCGATCCTGCCGGCCGTCGGCGAGATGCTCCGCAACCGCGCCTGGCTCGTCGCATTCGGCTTCTGCCTGATCTACTTCGTCCGCTTCGGCGGGATGATGGCCACGACGCCCTATTTCGCCATCGACGTGCTGGGCAAGCCGTGGATGATCTCGGTGATGATGCCCGCCATTGCCGGGATGCTGCTGCTATCGTCGTTCATTGCGCCGCCGTTCTATGCGCGGTTCGGCCTTCGCAACGGGTGTATCGCCGTGCTCGGCGCGGCGGCGCTGCTGTTCATGGCCCTGCCCTTCTGCGAAGGGAATGCGGAGCTGTTCCTCGGCGTGTACATCGCCGCCTGCCTCGCAACATCGATCACGATCACCGCAGCATTCACGATGATCGCGGCGACCGTCGATTTCCACGAAGCGCAATTCGGCACCCGCAAGGAAGGCCTGCTGTCGGCAGGTGTCAGCCTTGCGACCAAGGTCGGCATGGCGCTGGGAACGGCCGGGATCGCGTTCATGCTCGGCGCGGTCGACTATGCCCCGCAGGCCGTGACCGGCACCGCGCGCGAAGCGATCCGCTGGTCCTATTATGGCGGGACGGTGGTGCTGCTCGGACTACAGGTGCTGGTCGTGATGTTCTGGCCGATGAACGATCGAAAGGATGCCGCATGA
- a CDS encoding DUF1080 domain-containing protein, whose amino-acid sequence MNRRGLLKGAAALTAGAALPWHVLAREAPRTGWKPLFDGKSLDGWTFYQEGVGDKDLNKAVVIANGELRFLSPAFVRDDAPPGHIATVGEFENYHLRVDYAWGPRRWAPRAIQRRNSGVLYHMGPERDRLFPDCVEFQVQESDVGDAIMVNTLALQGPLLGGTPLWPNWIEAFPSTYQEPVRAGRYARQWHRQSGNFERLDGWNTLDLIAFGDQAAHLVNGRIVNTLFKMRKRDASGALVPMTKGRIALELEWAEIKFRNAMIRPLDADAIARICKQGSD is encoded by the coding sequence ATGAACCGGCGCGGCCTGTTGAAGGGTGCTGCGGCGCTGACGGCGGGCGCGGCGTTGCCGTGGCATGTCCTTGCCCGCGAAGCGCCCCGCACAGGCTGGAAGCCGCTGTTCGATGGCAAATCGCTCGACGGCTGGACCTTCTATCAGGAAGGCGTGGGCGACAAGGATCTGAACAAGGCGGTCGTCATCGCGAACGGCGAATTGCGCTTCCTCTCGCCCGCCTTTGTCCGCGACGACGCGCCGCCGGGCCACATCGCGACGGTGGGCGAATTCGAGAATTATCACCTGCGCGTCGACTATGCCTGGGGGCCGCGACGCTGGGCACCGCGTGCGATCCAGCGGCGTAACAGCGGCGTCCTCTATCACATGGGTCCGGAGCGCGACCGGCTATTCCCCGATTGCGTCGAGTTCCAGGTGCAGGAGAGCGATGTTGGCGATGCCATCATGGTCAATACGCTGGCTTTGCAAGGGCCGCTGCTCGGCGGCACCCCTCTGTGGCCGAACTGGATCGAGGCGTTTCCCTCGACCTATCAGGAGCCGGTCAGGGCCGGGCGCTATGCGCGCCAGTGGCACCGGCAATCGGGCAATTTCGAGCGGCTCGACGGATGGAACACGCTCGACCTCATCGCCTTCGGCGACCAGGCGGCGCATCTGGTCAACGGCCGGATCGTCAACACATTGTTCAAGATGCGAAAGCGCGATGCCAGCGGTGCGCTGGTCCCGATGACCAAAGGCCGCATCGCGCTCGAACTCGAATGGGCCGAGATCAAATTCCGCAATGCGATGATCCGGCCGCTCGATGCCGATGCCATTGCGCGCATCTGCAAACAGGGTTCCGATTGA
- a CDS encoding ThuA domain-containing protein encodes MKRTLALLALIAAPVLAQPIVQSTYRPPETVQRVAVPVDPKEARLHVLIISGQNSYEHDWTGVNNLLRKQMQDTGRFDVRVTEDFDEGNVAMLKKYDVVLLNYSSRWNYSDEKQHLWSPAAFEALYQYVREGGGLVAYHSSFTWGRDIPEYKKLVGATMQPGVSRRSPPDAFLFELTDREHPVTSGLRRYHWTFTEDMYTNMVFAPDAKIHVLATAYDDAEAYTPEKAGPKYPVAAYTPEKLKAMKGLNASHPQIWVQDYGRGRVFSITLGHGPDTLMYDGVKSLIMRGTEWAATGKVTIPPFDKAADFPVPTSERK; translated from the coding sequence ATGAAACGCACGCTCGCTCTGCTCGCGCTGATCGCTGCGCCGGTCCTCGCCCAGCCCATCGTCCAGTCGACCTATCGCCCGCCGGAAACGGTGCAGCGCGTCGCGGTTCCCGTCGATCCCAAGGAAGCACGGCTTCACGTCCTGATCATCAGCGGCCAGAATAGCTACGAGCACGACTGGACCGGCGTGAACAACCTGCTGCGCAAACAGATGCAGGATACCGGCCGTTTCGACGTCCGCGTCACCGAGGATTTCGACGAGGGCAACGTCGCGATGCTCAAAAAATATGACGTGGTGCTGCTCAATTATTCGAGCCGCTGGAATTACAGCGACGAGAAGCAGCACCTCTGGAGCCCGGCCGCGTTCGAGGCGCTCTATCAATATGTCCGCGAGGGCGGCGGGCTGGTCGCCTATCACAGCAGCTTCACCTGGGGCCGCGACATCCCCGAGTACAAGAAGCTCGTCGGTGCGACGATGCAGCCCGGCGTTTCGCGCCGTTCGCCGCCCGATGCGTTCCTTTTCGAACTGACCGACCGCGAGCATCCGGTGACCAGCGGTCTGCGCCGCTACCACTGGACCTTCACCGAAGACATGTACACCAACATGGTCTTCGCTCCGGATGCGAAAATCCATGTGCTGGCCACGGCCTATGACGATGCGGAGGCCTACACGCCCGAAAAGGCCGGTCCCAAATACCCCGTGGCCGCATACACGCCGGAAAAACTAAAGGCGATGAAGGGCCTCAATGCCAGCCATCCGCAGATCTGGGTGCAGGATTACGGCAGGGGTCGCGTATTCTCGATCACGCTGGGACACGGTCCGGACACGCTGATGTACGACGGTGTGAAATCGCTGATAATGCGCGGGACCGAATGGGCCGCGACGGGTAAGGTCACGATCCCGCCGTTCGACAAGGCTGCTGACTTTCCCGTCCCGACCAGCGAGAGGAAATAA
- a CDS encoding nuclear transport factor 2 family protein, which translates to MNRKFVAVAASLAALSWTAPALAKPDPRIAELEKQVAVLTAKAQSSVDRGDVANLFSRYMYLHNAFMDPQIIPLWAKKGTPGVRAQYSNNGVYTNWDNIMAYHAQRPAPKGKLTFHYVASPLIEVAADGKTAKGMWVMGGVESGVTDLEAAKQAPDFMFEKDVLVDGKRVWMHEVLVKYGVDFIKQDGVWKIWHFHCFEVARSPHGMGWIPFASKSQNNPFSDDLMYFGEDGKPVMMPRPDGPVTVRNNPYRTDGSQTLDARPPEPYRTMSETFEY; encoded by the coding sequence ATGAACAGGAAATTCGTCGCGGTCGCCGCCTCGCTGGCCGCGCTTTCATGGACCGCACCGGCGCTCGCCAAACCCGATCCGCGCATTGCGGAACTGGAAAAGCAGGTCGCTGTGCTGACCGCAAAGGCACAATCGTCGGTCGACCGCGGCGACGTTGCCAATCTCTTTTCGCGCTACATGTATCTGCACAACGCCTTCATGGACCCGCAGATCATACCGCTCTGGGCGAAGAAGGGGACGCCGGGTGTCCGCGCGCAATACAGCAACAACGGCGTCTATACGAACTGGGACAATATCATGGCCTATCATGCCCAGCGGCCCGCGCCGAAGGGCAAGCTGACGTTCCACTATGTCGCCAGCCCGCTGATCGAAGTCGCGGCGGACGGCAAGACCGCCAAGGGCATGTGGGTGATGGGTGGCGTGGAATCGGGCGTGACCGATCTCGAAGCGGCGAAACAGGCCCCTGACTTCATGTTCGAAAAGGATGTGCTGGTCGACGGCAAGCGCGTGTGGATGCACGAGGTGCTGGTCAAATACGGCGTCGATTTTATCAAGCAGGACGGGGTGTGGAAGATTTGGCACTTCCACTGCTTCGAGGTCGCCCGCTCGCCGCACGGCATGGGCTGGATTCCCTTTGCGTCGAAGAGCCAGAACAACCCGTTCAGCGATGACCTGATGTATTTCGGCGAGGACGGGAAACCAGTGATGATGCCCAGGCCGGACGGGCCGGTGACGGTGCGGAACAACCCGTACCGGACGGATGGCTCGCAGACGCTGGATGCGCGGCCGCCGGAGCCGTACCGGACGATGAGCGAGACGTTCGAGTATTGA